The following nucleotide sequence is from Salvia splendens isolate huo1 chromosome 2, SspV2, whole genome shotgun sequence.
TCTTTATAATATTCATCAGTAATAAATACTCAAAATAAGTAAGATGATGGTCTTACTTCAACTAACCATGGTAAGGGCATCATTAACGCTTGGGCCGCGCGTTGCGTTGGATGAGCGGAAGTTgcggcctgggccggtcccgCGGCCGCAGTTGCGGCCAGAGGACACTCCCGGGGTCCGACCCGGCCTAGGGTTAATTGCTTCGGGACGGGCCGCAAACccccaaaaaattatttttcttttttttatttttctttttgcctATTTTTACTCATTTCTTCAACCAATTTCTCCATTTCTATCctctaaattatttcaatatttttcctaggaattgtaatttttattttatagggcttaataaattttttttcctaggatttgtaattttcttttttcgactgaacaatgtattttcccggcttgaattgttcaacgtattgcatttacgagtaaaatatgttgaagttgtgaatagtatcatttattagttgcggtcCGTGTTagggcctgcagggttagaatAGTTGTGGACtgagactcaaatttaggggaatgatgacgtggaggagATTTGGGGCCTGATTCCGAGGCCGGGTCAACGATGCTCTAATGTTCGATCACATCGTTTATGGATTGTTCCAACTCTTCTCGTCACATCACATCAAACTGAACTGACTTCCTATATTCATTTTCCACTCTTTATTATGGCGTACTATAATCATCTATGCATCCGTCTCGTCGACGATGCACACATAATTTTATATCAAATCCAAACATTGAAATgaggtatttttattttataatacttatatttttattatttagatcAATATCCTCTGTATTATTAATCCTTTTAGTAATATTTTTGATACTCCTATAAAATTTATCAATAAAATACATAAGTTCTCCAGAATGTAATTAGAATTCACCGAACGGATAATGAATTAATGATGCCGGGATGTAAATGAATGGATAGATTTTAGTTTAATCCTATCACCCAATATTTGGAATGTGGATTAATTAACCGATTAACCATTTCTCCCACGATCCAAATCATCAGATTTACCTAAAATTTTGATCAAACTATCATCATATATGTATTTGAATAATTAAACCTCAGTAGAACCCCCCATTCATGCCTAACTAGAAACTAATTTTAAGTCGTACTAGTAGTCCTAAACACAACAAACTAGCCTTGATTTGGTTGCCAAAAATCATGTCTACATGGGAAACTTCTGTTTGACATTTCAAAAAAACGACACATACTCTCTCTCGAATGCATCTGACTTTATTAATGTTTGATTATGGTTAATAAACCATAATTGAGATGAAGGCACCGTACATCCGGGATAAGAAATTATAAATGCAAAAGAGCTACGTAGTACTACTTTTGTTTAGAATAATGTAATTTTGGACTTGAACAAAAACTCCTacacaagaaagaaaagaaaagtattCAAATGTTACACAAGTACTATTATGTAAAGAAAGAAGAGTCAAGAGGTTGAGTTCAGTCCTCTACAATTTGTTGGCGCTCAAGCTCAATAACACTTTGAGCTAAGGAGCTTAATGTGGCATTCAGCGTCTTTTCATTAATGCTGCGGCACTGCTGCAGTTGTTCCCTAAGACTCTTGACAACCTCATTCAGTTTCTGGATGCTCTTTTCCTGTGACAAGATTATCTGCAACACCAACATCAAATCAACTCTGTTCACATTAGTATAAACAAGGAAATgtacttgatcaacaaatgcaGTGGCTCTCGCCTCACCGTGCTACTGCAACCAGTATTGGTAGATTGCTTGGCCGATATGAGCTTCATACTTCACAACACAAGGTTTCTGAAGTTGTGATTCATAATTTATGAACCAAGATCTTAGTTCAGTCGTCGTCACTGGGATTTCTCCAATCCTTACCCCCTAACAGTTGGGTATGAATCAAGCATATAGATCAAATTATAGAACTTAGGGCGGCCTTCGAATATCCCATAGTTCTGATCCATCTTAGTAACTTATGGATTAGTCTATACTATTTTTATCTATCTAGGCTAATTATTAGTGGGCTATTGCAGTAATCATCTTTGCTTTGTTTAGCACACACAATAAGATCAAGCTCCTCAAGTTGTAAGTAAACTCATTACATAATATGAGATGCTAAATTTTTAAGCTGCAACTAAGTGGAGAGTTAGAACCTTACTTCATTTGTTGAAAAACTTACGAGAGGTAGAGTGACTAGAGTCCGTGAG
It contains:
- the LOC121760656 gene encoding uncharacterized protein LOC121760656; this encodes MSRPMLLVCLLLILIITSQFEWRQQLVSDMDTNPAESQKQQQISKREEGVKEKIILSQEKSIQKLNEVVKSLREQLQQCRSINEKTLNATLSSLAQSVIELERQQIVED